The following are from one region of the Leucobacter sp. Psy1 genome:
- the ssb gene encoding single-stranded DNA-binding protein yields the protein MAGEPLITVVGNLVADPEPRVSQAGKSWVTFRIASTPRVRDRQSGDWSDGEALFLGCRAFGEYADNIAASLTKGMRVIVQGRLTQRSYTDNQGQQRTSLDLEVEEVGPSLRWSTAQVSRGQSRGQGGGFGGGQPAGQPNWGQSAAPQQQQSNPWTNSGQQGGGSDFGGGFDDDQPF from the coding sequence ATGGCCGGCGAGCCGCTCATCACCGTCGTCGGTAACCTCGTTGCCGACCCCGAGCCGCGTGTCAGCCAGGCTGGCAAGTCGTGGGTGACGTTCCGCATCGCCTCGACTCCCCGTGTGCGCGACCGCCAATCGGGCGACTGGTCGGACGGCGAAGCGCTGTTCCTCGGCTGCCGCGCATTCGGCGAGTACGCCGATAACATCGCCGCGTCGCTGACGAAGGGCATGCGCGTTATCGTGCAGGGCCGTCTGACGCAGCGCAGCTACACCGACAACCAGGGCCAGCAGCGCACCTCTCTCGACCTCGAGGTCGAAGAGGTCGGGCCCTCGCTCCGCTGGTCGACCGCACAGGTCAGCCGCGGGCAGTCGCGCGGCCAGGGCGGCGGATTCGGCGGCGGTCAGCCGGCCGGTCAGCCGAACTGGGGCCAGTCCGCAGCACCGCAGCAGCAGCAGAGCAACCCCTGGACCAACTCGGGCCAGCAGGGCGGCGGCAGCGACTTCGGTGGCGGCTTCGACGACGATCAACCTTTCTAA
- the rpsF gene encoding 30S ribosomal protein S6, whose amino-acid sequence MHPYELMVILDPGIDERTVAPSMEKFLGVIRNAGGEIENIDIWGKRRLAYEIKKQSEGIYVVVNFTATSEATDELDRQLGLSEAVLRTKVLRNDELIAQRAEQKQRDEAKAARAAAKQSA is encoded by the coding sequence ATGCATCCGTACGAACTCATGGTTATCCTCGATCCCGGTATCGACGAGCGCACCGTGGCCCCCAGCATGGAGAAGTTCCTCGGCGTCATCCGCAACGCGGGCGGCGAGATCGAGAACATCGACATCTGGGGCAAGCGCCGTCTGGCCTACGAGATCAAGAAGCAGTCCGAGGGCATCTACGTCGTCGTGAACTTCACCGCGACCTCCGAGGCGACCGACGAGCTCGATCGTCAGCTCGGTCTGAGCGAGGCCGTGCTCCGCACCAAGGTGCTCCGCAACGATGAGCTCATCGCGCAGCGCGCCGAGCAGAAGCAGCGCGACGAGGCCAAGGCCGCCCGCGCAGCAGCGAAGCAGAGCGCCTAG
- the rpsR gene encoding 30S ribosomal protein S18, which produces MAGKSSGAGRKPGRGKNAKPVAPAKKQTVGVIDYKDVATLRKFVSERGKIRARRITGVSVQEQRLIAKAVKNAREMALLPYAGSGR; this is translated from the coding sequence ATGGCAGGCAAGTCCAGCGGCGCAGGCCGCAAGCCGGGCCGGGGCAAGAACGCAAAGCCCGTAGCGCCCGCAAAGAAGCAGACCGTCGGCGTCATCGATTACAAGGATGTCGCGACGCTGCGCAAGTTCGTCTCTGAGCGCGGGAAGATCCGCGCGCGCCGCATCACTGGCGTTTCCGTGCAGGAGCAGCGACTGATCGCGAAGGCCGTGAAGAACGCCCGCGAGATGGCGCTCCTCCCCTACGCCGGTTCCGGCCGCTAA